A window from Variovorax sp. PBL-E5 encodes these proteins:
- a CDS encoding NAD(P)/FAD-dependent oxidoreductase, translating to MNTTTTNEAAAIAQDTCDVFVIGGGPGGSTAAALLARQGRKVVMVEKAHHPRFHIGESLLPANVALFDKLGVRDQLERIGMPKWGVEFVSPDHDFVTRLEFSEAWDKTMPYAWQVRRSEMDEILFRNAAAQGAHTIEGCRVRDVSFDADGATIQTVLDDGAKRSWRAGFVIDASGRDTFLANKFKAKEKNRKHNSSALFGHFTNAERAAGKLEGNITIFWFDHGWFWYIPLADGTTSIGAVCWPYYLKSRSKPLKDFFADTIAMCAPLAERLKNATLVDDAAYATGNYSYTSSHCSGERYLMLGDAFTFVDPVFSSGVYLAMHNAFEGVEVVGAALDRPRQAAAVRRRFERYMRKGPREFTWFIVRVTNPTMREFFMTPSNPFRVGEALMSLLAGDIHGKTPIWRSLRILKLIYFAVSAGNARRSWDAWQRRRRNIRDLGPLAGENIVEAK from the coding sequence ATGAACACCACAACGACGAACGAAGCCGCAGCGATCGCGCAGGACACCTGCGACGTGTTCGTGATCGGCGGCGGCCCGGGCGGCTCGACGGCGGCCGCGCTGCTCGCCCGCCAGGGCCGCAAGGTCGTGATGGTCGAGAAGGCGCACCACCCGCGCTTTCACATCGGCGAATCGCTGCTTCCCGCCAACGTCGCGCTGTTCGACAAGCTCGGCGTGCGCGACCAGCTCGAGCGCATCGGCATGCCCAAATGGGGCGTCGAGTTCGTCTCGCCCGATCACGACTTCGTGACGCGCCTCGAATTCTCGGAGGCCTGGGACAAGACCATGCCCTATGCCTGGCAGGTCCGGCGCTCCGAGATGGACGAGATCCTCTTTCGCAACGCGGCAGCACAAGGCGCGCACACGATCGAAGGCTGCCGCGTTCGCGACGTCAGTTTCGATGCCGACGGCGCCACCATCCAGACGGTGCTGGACGACGGCGCCAAGCGCAGCTGGCGCGCCGGCTTCGTCATCGACGCTTCGGGCCGCGACACCTTCCTCGCCAACAAGTTCAAGGCCAAGGAGAAGAACCGCAAGCACAACAGCTCCGCCCTCTTCGGCCACTTCACCAATGCCGAGCGCGCGGCTGGCAAGCTCGAAGGCAACATCACCATCTTCTGGTTCGACCACGGCTGGTTCTGGTACATCCCGCTGGCCGACGGAACCACCAGCATCGGCGCCGTGTGCTGGCCCTACTACCTCAAGTCGCGCAGCAAGCCGTTGAAGGATTTCTTTGCCGACACCATCGCGATGTGCGCGCCGCTGGCCGAGCGACTGAAGAACGCCACGCTGGTCGACGATGCCGCCTACGCCACCGGCAACTACTCCTACACCAGCAGCCATTGCAGCGGCGAGCGCTACCTGATGCTGGGCGACGCCTTCACCTTCGTCGATCCCGTTTTTTCTTCCGGCGTCTATCTGGCGATGCACAACGCCTTCGAAGGCGTGGAGGTGGTCGGTGCCGCACTCGACCGGCCGCGCCAGGCCGCGGCAGTGCGGCGCCGCTTCGAGCGCTACATGCGCAAAGGCCCGCGCGAGTTCACGTGGTTCATCGTCCGCGTCACCAATCCGACCATGCGAGAGTTCTTCATGACCCCATCCAATCCGTTTCGCGTCGGCGAGGCACTCATGTCGCTGCTGGCCGGCGACATCCACGGCAAGACGCCGATCTGGCGCTCGCTGCGCATTCTCAAGCTGATCTACTTCGCCGTCTCCGCGGGCAATGCGAGACGAAGCTGGGATGCCTGGCAAAGACGCCGTCGCAACATCCGCGACCTCGGGCCGCTCGCCGGCGAAAACATCGTCGAGGCCAAGTGA